A genomic segment from Klebsiella africana encodes:
- a CDS encoding alpha/beta hydrolase: MKQSSGSITTGRTGGLLTLAVGALFYSSGSCARPDLQPLGPNIADKGSAFYHFTQRQYDSVDGERHYRVWTAVPNKAPPATGYPVLYMLDGNAVMDKLSDAFLQQLSAGSPPVIVAIGYQTALPFDTAARAWDYTPPLKAHALRAGKPALPPRKTGGNDVFRQLLTETMVPQAEANLKIDPRQRALWGHSYGGLFVLDAWRNHSLFRIYYSASPSLGQAQTSPLQDSQALDGTAFTGTSLYLLEGDGKAAGEPSGHEASLGVLRQTQQQLASNGLTVQFWRYPGLTHGQMFDVSLRSALLHLSGQPTLAHQ, from the coding sequence GTGAAGCAGAGTTCAGGGAGCATCACCACAGGCCGGACCGGCGGGCTACTGACGCTGGCGGTTGGGGCACTCTTCTATAGCAGCGGCAGCTGCGCCCGGCCCGATCTTCAGCCGCTGGGGCCGAACATCGCGGATAAAGGATCAGCTTTCTACCACTTTACGCAGCGCCAGTATGATTCTGTCGATGGCGAACGCCACTATCGGGTGTGGACCGCAGTGCCCAATAAAGCGCCACCCGCCACGGGTTATCCGGTGCTGTATATGCTGGACGGTAACGCGGTGATGGATAAGCTCAGCGACGCATTTTTGCAGCAGCTTTCCGCCGGCTCCCCGCCGGTGATCGTCGCTATCGGCTACCAGACCGCGCTGCCCTTCGACACCGCCGCCCGGGCCTGGGATTACACCCCACCGCTAAAGGCGCATGCACTTCGCGCGGGTAAACCCGCGCTACCGCCGCGTAAAACCGGCGGCAATGATGTTTTTCGCCAGCTACTGACCGAAACGATGGTGCCCCAGGCGGAAGCTAACCTGAAAATAGATCCGCGCCAGCGAGCCCTCTGGGGCCACTCCTACGGCGGACTGTTTGTACTCGACGCGTGGCGCAACCACTCCCTGTTCAGGATCTACTATTCTGCCAGCCCGTCGCTTGGTCAGGCGCAGACGTCTCCCCTGCAGGACAGCCAGGCCCTTGATGGCACCGCGTTTACCGGTACGTCATTGTATCTGCTGGAAGGCGACGGCAAAGCCGCTGGCGAACCCTCCGGACATGAAGCCTCCCTGGGCGTACTGCGTCAGACCCAGCAGCAGCTGGCCAGTAACGGTCTGACGGTGCAATTCTGGCGCTACCCCGGCCTGACGCATGGGCAGATGTTCGATGTCTCGTTGCGCTCCGCGCTGCTCCATCTTTCCGGGCAGCCTACGTTAGCGCATCAGTAA
- a CDS encoding PTS sugar transporter subunit IIA has translation MIDNITLDNLHIGCKASNKAEVIAMIGAEFKAKGYVNQECVHFLLEREDQVSTFLGNGITLPHLPKSATDIILKTGIEIYQFPDGVIWDRSNVMFIAIGVIAKEKEHIDVLKEIASIFSDELIANALSLISDKNDFLKILQHNALPH, from the coding sequence ATGATCGATAACATCACGCTCGATAATCTGCACATCGGCTGCAAGGCCAGTAACAAAGCGGAAGTCATCGCCATGATTGGCGCGGAGTTTAAAGCCAAAGGTTATGTCAATCAGGAGTGTGTTCACTTTCTGCTGGAGCGCGAAGATCAGGTCTCGACCTTTTTGGGCAATGGCATCACCCTGCCGCATTTGCCGAAATCCGCGACGGATATCATCCTTAAAACCGGGATTGAGATCTATCAGTTTCCTGATGGTGTTATCTGGGATCGCAGCAACGTGATGTTTATTGCCATCGGCGTGATCGCGAAAGAGAAAGAGCATATTGATGTACTCAAAGAAATTGCCTCGATATTTAGCGATGAGCTAATTGCTAATGCACTGTCATTAATTTCAGACAAGAATGACTTCCTGAAAATTCTGCAGCATAACGCACTGCCCCATTAA